A stretch of the Argentina anserina chromosome 6, drPotAnse1.1, whole genome shotgun sequence genome encodes the following:
- the LOC126799151 gene encoding protein FAR-RED ELONGATED HYPOCOTYL 3 isoform X2: MIFSDDHQLKLNSLNMDIDLRLPSGDQDKEDEEPNAIDNMLEHEEKLHNGDIESAHIVDVRDEVHGEDGGDLNCPTADMVIFNEDTNLEPLFGMEFESHGEAYSFYQEYARSMGFNTAIQNSRRSKTSREFIDAKFACSRYGTKREYEKTYNNKPRARQNKQDPENSTSRRSCSKTDCKASMHVKRRPDGKWVIHNFVKEHNHELLPAQAVSEQTRKMYAAMARQFAEYKNVVGLKSDPKSPFEKGRNLSLEAGDLKMLLDFFTQMQNMNSNSFYAIDLAEDQRLKTLFWVDGKSRHDYINFNDVVSFDTTYIRSKYKMPLVLFIGVNQHYQFVLLGCALVSDESATTFSWLMQTWLKAMGGQTPKVIISDHDKSIKSVVSEVFPNARHCFCLWNIFGKVPEILGHVIKRHENFLANFEECIHRPSTTEEFEKRWCEIADEYELKDNDWVQLLYEDRKQWVPTYMKDVCLAGMSTVQRSDSVNSFFDKYVHKKTSVQDFLKQYETILQDRYEEEAKADSDMWNKQPTAKSPSPLEKSVSLIYTPSVLKKFQVEVLGAIGCNPKKDRQDELTATYRVHDCDKNQDFTVAWNEMKLEVSCSCCLFEYKGYLCRHALIVLQMCQIGTIPDQYILKRWTKDAKSRHLVVQEPGHVPSRVQKFDNLSQRAMKLIREGSLSQESYGIACQALEEAFGHCFAVNNSSKSLVEAGTSGTQGLPCIEDDSQNRSSIGKGIKKKNPTKKRKVNSEAEGITVGAQDSLQQMDKSNSRVVTIDGYYAGQQTVQGMVQLNLMAPTRDNYYPNHVNIQGLGQLNSIAPSHENYYNAQQSMHVMGQSDYFRPSYPYNFRDDPNVREKEIR, translated from the exons ATG ATATTCTCTGATGATCATCAGTTAAAATTAAATAGTCTCAACATGGATATAGACCTTCGGCTACCTTCTGGGGACCAGGATAAGGAAGATGAAGAGCCAAATGCAATTGATAACATGCTGGAACATGAAGAAAAACTGCACAACGGAGATATTGAGAGTGCACATATTGTGGATGTTAGAGATGAGGTACATGGTGAAGATGGGGGAGATTTGAATTGTCCTACAGCGGATATGGTAATCTTTAATGAGGACACAAACCTTGAGCCACTTTTTGGGATGGAATTTGAGTCACATGGTGAAGCATATTCTTTCTATCAGGAGTATGCTCGCTCTATGGGGTTCAACACTGCCATCCAAAACAGCCGCCGCTCAAAGACATCAAGAGAATTTATTGATGCCAAGTTTGCTTGTTCCAGATATGGTACCAAGCGTGAGTATGAAAAAACGTATAATAATAAACCACGGGCCAGACAGAACAAGCAAGACCCAGAAAATTCAACTAGTCGGAGATCATGTTCAAAGACAGATTGCAAAGCTAGCATGCATGTGAAGAGAAGACCAGATGGGAAGTGGGTTATACATAACTTTGTGAAGGAGCATAATCATGAGCTTTTACCAGCCCAAGCAGTCAGTGAACAAACAAGAAAGATGTATGCTGCAATGGCTAGACAATTTGCTGAATACAAGAATGTGGTTGGTCTGAAAAGTGATCCAAAAAGTCCATTTGAAAAAGGTCGGAATTTGTCATTAGAGGCAGGTGATTTGAAGATGTTGCTTGATTTTTTTACTCAGATGCAGAATATGAATTCCAACTCTTTCTATGCCATTGATTTGGCAGAAGATCAACGTCTCAAAACTTTGTTTTGGGTTGACGGCAAAAGCAGGCATGATTACATCAATTTCAATGATGTAGTGTCATTTGATACCACTTATATTAGGAGCAAATATAAGATGCctcttgttttatttattGGTGTGAATCAACACTATCAGTTTGTGCTGCTGGGATGTGCCTTGGTCTCAGATGAATCTGCAACAACATTCTCTTGGCTAATGCAGACATGGCTGAAAGCTATGGGTGGACAAACTCCCAAAGTCATAATCTCTGATCATGACAAATCAATAAAATCAGTTGTTTCAGAGGTCTTTCCAAATGCTCGTCATTGCTTTTGTTTGTGGAATATTTTTGGGAAGGTTCCGGAAATTCTTGGCCATGTAATTAAACGGCACGAGAATTTTCTGGCGAACTTCGAAGAATGTATTCACAGGCCATCTACAACTGAAGAGTTTGAAAAGAGATGGTGTGAAATTGCTGATGAATATGAACTTAAAGATAATGACTGGGTTCAGTTATTGTATGAAGATCGAAAACAGTGGGTGCCAACATACATGAAGGATGTTTGTTTGGCAGGTATGTCTACAGTTCAGCGATCTGACAGTGTGAACTCCTTTTTTGATAAGTATGTTCATAAGAAGACCTCTGTGCAAGACTTCTTGAAACAGTATGAAACCATTCTACAAGATCGGTATGAAGAAGAAGCCAAAGCAGATTCTGATATGTGGAACAAACAGCCCACAGCTAAGTCACCGTCACCATTGGAGAAGAGTGTCTCCTTGATATATACTCCCTCAGTACTGAAGAAATTTCAAGTGGAGGTTTTGGGCGCAATTGGCTGTAATCCTAAAAAGGACAGACAAGATGAACTGACTGCTACTTACAGAGTGCACGATTGCGACAAGAATCAAGATTTCACTGTAGCATGGAATGAAATGAAGTTAGAAGTTTCGTGTTCATGCTGCTTGTTTGAATACAAAGGTTATCTTTGTAGACATGCTTTGATTGTTCTCCAAATGTGTCAAATTGGTACAATCCcagatcaatatatattaaagcgTTGGACAAAAGATGCAAAGAGCAGGCATTTAGTGGTGCAAGAACCTGGCCATGTACCTTCCAGGGTGCAAAAATTTGACAATTTATCTCAGCGGGCAATGAAGCTAATTAGGGAAGGATCTCTGTCACAAGAGAGTTACGGTATTGCATGTCAAGCACTAGAAGAAGCTTTTGGACATTGTTTTGCTGTGAATAATTCTAGTAAGAGTCTGGTAGAAGCTGGAACATCAGGCACTCAAGGCCTGCCTTGCATTGAAGACGATAGTCAAAACAGGAGTAGTATTGGCAAGGgcattaagaaaaaaaatccaaccaaaaaaagaaag GTGAACTCTGAGGCAGAGGGTATCACTGTTGGTGCCCAAGACAGCTTGCAACAAATG GATAAATCAAACTCAAGAGTTGTAACCATCGATGGTTATTATGCTGGACAGCAGACTGTGCAAGGAATG GTTCAATTGAACTTAATGGCACCAACGCGGGATAATTACTATCCGAATCATGTGAACATTCAGGGGCTT GGACAACTGAACTCGATTGCCCCAAGCCATGAGAATTATTACAATGCTCAGCAAAGCATGCATGTGATG GGACAGAGTGATTATTTCCGACCTAGTTATCCTTACAACTTTCGG GATGACCCCAAT GTGAGGGAGAAGGAGATACGTTGA
- the LOC126799151 gene encoding protein FAR-RED ELONGATED HYPOCOTYL 3 isoform X1 — protein sequence MIFSDDHQLKLNSLNMDIDLRLPSGDQDKEDEEPNAIDNMLEHEEKLHNGDIESAHIVDVRDEVHGEDGGDLNCPTADMVIFNEDTNLEPLFGMEFESHGEAYSFYQEYARSMGFNTAIQNSRRSKTSREFIDAKFACSRYGTKREYEKTYNNKPRARQNKQDPENSTSRRSCSKTDCKASMHVKRRPDGKWVIHNFVKEHNHELLPAQAVSEQTRKMYAAMARQFAEYKNVVGLKSDPKSPFEKGRNLSLEAGDLKMLLDFFTQMQNMNSNSFYAIDLAEDQRLKTLFWVDGKSRHDYINFNDVVSFDTTYIRSKYKMPLVLFIGVNQHYQFVLLGCALVSDESATTFSWLMQTWLKAMGGQTPKVIISDHDKSIKSVVSEVFPNARHCFCLWNIFGKVPEILGHVIKRHENFLANFEECIHRPSTTEEFEKRWCEIADEYELKDNDWVQLLYEDRKQWVPTYMKDVCLAGMSTVQRSDSVNSFFDKYVHKKTSVQDFLKQYETILQDRYEEEAKADSDMWNKQPTAKSPSPLEKSVSLIYTPSVLKKFQVEVLGAIGCNPKKDRQDELTATYRVHDCDKNQDFTVAWNEMKLEVSCSCCLFEYKGYLCRHALIVLQMCQIGTIPDQYILKRWTKDAKSRHLVVQEPGHVPSRVQKFDNLSQRAMKLIREGSLSQESYGIACQALEEAFGHCFAVNNSSKSLVEAGTSGTQGLPCIEDDSQNRSSIGKGIKKKNPTKKRKVNSEAEGITVGAQDSLQQMDKSNSRVVTIDGYYAGQQTVQGMVQLNLMAPTRDNYYPNHVNIQGLGQLNSIAPSHENYYNAQQSMHVMGQSDYFRPSYPYNFRDDPNVRTASLHDDASRHA from the exons ATG ATATTCTCTGATGATCATCAGTTAAAATTAAATAGTCTCAACATGGATATAGACCTTCGGCTACCTTCTGGGGACCAGGATAAGGAAGATGAAGAGCCAAATGCAATTGATAACATGCTGGAACATGAAGAAAAACTGCACAACGGAGATATTGAGAGTGCACATATTGTGGATGTTAGAGATGAGGTACATGGTGAAGATGGGGGAGATTTGAATTGTCCTACAGCGGATATGGTAATCTTTAATGAGGACACAAACCTTGAGCCACTTTTTGGGATGGAATTTGAGTCACATGGTGAAGCATATTCTTTCTATCAGGAGTATGCTCGCTCTATGGGGTTCAACACTGCCATCCAAAACAGCCGCCGCTCAAAGACATCAAGAGAATTTATTGATGCCAAGTTTGCTTGTTCCAGATATGGTACCAAGCGTGAGTATGAAAAAACGTATAATAATAAACCACGGGCCAGACAGAACAAGCAAGACCCAGAAAATTCAACTAGTCGGAGATCATGTTCAAAGACAGATTGCAAAGCTAGCATGCATGTGAAGAGAAGACCAGATGGGAAGTGGGTTATACATAACTTTGTGAAGGAGCATAATCATGAGCTTTTACCAGCCCAAGCAGTCAGTGAACAAACAAGAAAGATGTATGCTGCAATGGCTAGACAATTTGCTGAATACAAGAATGTGGTTGGTCTGAAAAGTGATCCAAAAAGTCCATTTGAAAAAGGTCGGAATTTGTCATTAGAGGCAGGTGATTTGAAGATGTTGCTTGATTTTTTTACTCAGATGCAGAATATGAATTCCAACTCTTTCTATGCCATTGATTTGGCAGAAGATCAACGTCTCAAAACTTTGTTTTGGGTTGACGGCAAAAGCAGGCATGATTACATCAATTTCAATGATGTAGTGTCATTTGATACCACTTATATTAGGAGCAAATATAAGATGCctcttgttttatttattGGTGTGAATCAACACTATCAGTTTGTGCTGCTGGGATGTGCCTTGGTCTCAGATGAATCTGCAACAACATTCTCTTGGCTAATGCAGACATGGCTGAAAGCTATGGGTGGACAAACTCCCAAAGTCATAATCTCTGATCATGACAAATCAATAAAATCAGTTGTTTCAGAGGTCTTTCCAAATGCTCGTCATTGCTTTTGTTTGTGGAATATTTTTGGGAAGGTTCCGGAAATTCTTGGCCATGTAATTAAACGGCACGAGAATTTTCTGGCGAACTTCGAAGAATGTATTCACAGGCCATCTACAACTGAAGAGTTTGAAAAGAGATGGTGTGAAATTGCTGATGAATATGAACTTAAAGATAATGACTGGGTTCAGTTATTGTATGAAGATCGAAAACAGTGGGTGCCAACATACATGAAGGATGTTTGTTTGGCAGGTATGTCTACAGTTCAGCGATCTGACAGTGTGAACTCCTTTTTTGATAAGTATGTTCATAAGAAGACCTCTGTGCAAGACTTCTTGAAACAGTATGAAACCATTCTACAAGATCGGTATGAAGAAGAAGCCAAAGCAGATTCTGATATGTGGAACAAACAGCCCACAGCTAAGTCACCGTCACCATTGGAGAAGAGTGTCTCCTTGATATATACTCCCTCAGTACTGAAGAAATTTCAAGTGGAGGTTTTGGGCGCAATTGGCTGTAATCCTAAAAAGGACAGACAAGATGAACTGACTGCTACTTACAGAGTGCACGATTGCGACAAGAATCAAGATTTCACTGTAGCATGGAATGAAATGAAGTTAGAAGTTTCGTGTTCATGCTGCTTGTTTGAATACAAAGGTTATCTTTGTAGACATGCTTTGATTGTTCTCCAAATGTGTCAAATTGGTACAATCCcagatcaatatatattaaagcgTTGGACAAAAGATGCAAAGAGCAGGCATTTAGTGGTGCAAGAACCTGGCCATGTACCTTCCAGGGTGCAAAAATTTGACAATTTATCTCAGCGGGCAATGAAGCTAATTAGGGAAGGATCTCTGTCACAAGAGAGTTACGGTATTGCATGTCAAGCACTAGAAGAAGCTTTTGGACATTGTTTTGCTGTGAATAATTCTAGTAAGAGTCTGGTAGAAGCTGGAACATCAGGCACTCAAGGCCTGCCTTGCATTGAAGACGATAGTCAAAACAGGAGTAGTATTGGCAAGGgcattaagaaaaaaaatccaaccaaaaaaagaaag GTGAACTCTGAGGCAGAGGGTATCACTGTTGGTGCCCAAGACAGCTTGCAACAAATG GATAAATCAAACTCAAGAGTTGTAACCATCGATGGTTATTATGCTGGACAGCAGACTGTGCAAGGAATG GTTCAATTGAACTTAATGGCACCAACGCGGGATAATTACTATCCGAATCATGTGAACATTCAGGGGCTT GGACAACTGAACTCGATTGCCCCAAGCCATGAGAATTATTACAATGCTCAGCAAAGCATGCATGTGATG GGACAGAGTGATTATTTCCGACCTAGTTATCCTTACAACTTTCGG GATGACCCCAATGTAAGAACGGCTTCGTTGCACGATGATGCTTCAAGACATGCTTGA
- the LOC126797138 gene encoding probable protein S-acyltransferase 19, with protein MVRKHGWQLPAHTFQVVAITVFCLLVVAFYAFFAPFLGGRIWEYVLIGTYSPVALLVFILYVRCTAINPADPGIMSRFYNGVMNGVNTNDGLSAKDLPRKFDDSATGASSPSSVSRSSIAGANSSRKGSVGELGGVNFPAEPTASSVGGVGILCALFVHQDCRKQQEGAYEHQGGEGGEEALFCTLCNSEVRKFSKHCRSCDKCVDGFDHHCRWLNNCVGHKNYITFISLMAISLVWLAIEAGVGIAVLVRCFVNKRSMEAEIIDRLGNGFTRAPFATVVAICTAVSILACVPLSELFFFHMILIRKGITTYEYVVAMRAMSEVPGGEVDEAINNIMYSPTGSATTGLSGGSSLGLPYKGAWCTPPRVFVDYQDEVVPHLEPGMVPSTIDPDAAGSTERGPKGPKRPVRISAWKLAKLDSNEAMRAAAKARASSSVLRPLDKPDLERSSSGNMSVRSSVSTDTGTNREMKNDMRLSRNSYAPSQGSRDEYETGTQSISSFSSPSHIHEAVTLSPLPQGQGLGHLGRFNTATSVPSLVPERPLPSRTTFPNVSQPMSQPLGFEEKIIQKGSTDPLMLSGPPTSLLRDVRRTSVVWDQEAGRYVSVPVSASEARNNRLSIPGLPNLNAETSNYDRRPVVPPQEASSSSAKPPLQQTEKLMYTGDSIFFGGPLLTAPVRDNTRNERGPGPRESQERTALNLPRESRFRRDSASNQLPVFVPGGFEQNPFFGSGK; from the exons ATGGTAAGGAAGCATGGATGGCAGTTGCCTGCTCACACCTTTCAG GTTGTTGCAATTACCGTATTCTGCTTGTTAGTGGTTGCATTCTATGCTTTCTTTGCCCCTTTCCTTGGAGGCCGCATCTGGGAATATGTTCTGATTGGAACTTACTCACCAGTG GCACTTCTTGTTTTTATTCTCTATGTACGATGTACTGCAATAAACCCTGCAGATCCTGGAATTATGTCCAGGTTTTACAATGGGGTGATGAATGGTGTCAATACAAATGATGGGCTATCAGCAAAAGATTTGCCAAGAAAGTTTGATGACAGTGCAACTGGGGCATCTTCCCCATCATCAGTATCCAGAAGTTCAATTGCAGGAGCTAACTCTAGTAGGAAAGGCTCAGTAGGAGAACTAGGAGGTGTAAATTTTCCAGCAGAACCAACAGCCAGCAGCGTTGGAGGAGTTGGAATCTTATGTGCCTTGTTTGTACATCAAGACTGCCGCAAACAACAGGAAGGAGCATATGAGCATCAGGGCGGTGAAGGTGGTGAAGAGGCTTTGTTCTGTACATTGTGCAATTCTGAG GTTCGCAAGTTCAGCAAACATTGTAGAAGTTGTGATAAGTGTGTTGACGGTTTTGATCACCACTGTCGG TGGCTTAATAATTGTGTGGGGCACAAAAATTACATAACTTTTATCAGCCTGATGGCCATCAGTCTTGTTTGG CTTGCCATTGAAGCTGGAGTTGGTATTGCTGTACTAGTGCGCTGCTTTGTTAATAAAAGAAGCATGGAGGCAGAAATCATTGATAGACTTGGAAATGGTTTCACTCGAGCGCCCTTTGCAACAGTTGTG GCTATTTGTACTGCAGTTTCTATTCTGGCATGTGTACCCCTCAGTGAactgtttttctttcatatgATTTTAATCAGGAAG GGTATTACTACCTATGAATATGTTGTGGCAATGAGAGCAATGAGTGAGGTACCCGGAGGAGAGGTGGATGAGGCTATCAATAATATCATGTACTCACCAACTGGATCAGCTACAACTGGCTTGAGTGGTGGAAGTTCTTTGGGTCTGCCATACAAGGGTGCATGGTGCACCCCTCCAAGAGTGTTTGTGGATTATCAG GATGAAGTCGTACCACATTTGGAGCCTGGAATGGTCCCATCAACTATTGATCCAGATGCAGCTGGATCTACAGAAAGGGGGCCAAAAGGTCCTAAAAGGCCTGTTCGTATTAGTGCTTGGAAGCTTGCGAAGCTAGACTCCAATGAGGCGATGAGGGCAGCAGCCAAAGCAAGGGCTTCTTCCTCAGTTTTACGGCCACTTGATAAACCTGATCTTGAGCGTAGCTCAAGTGGCAATATGAGTGTGAGGAGCAGTGTAAGCACTGATACAGGGACAAATAGAGAGATGAAGAATGATATGAGGCTATCAAGAAACTCCTATGCTCCAAGTCAGGGTAGCCGAGATGAGTATGAAACTGGAACTCAAAGCATAAGTAGCTTCAGTAGTCCAAGCCATATTCATGAAGCAGTCACACTTAGCCCTCTACCACAGGGTCAAGGTCTCGGTCATCTGGGACGTTTTAATACAGCCACTTCAGTCCCCAGCTTAGTTCCTGAACGTCCTTTACCTTCCAGGACAACATTCCCCAATGTCAGTCAACCAATGTCACAGCCCTTGGGatttgaagaaaagataaTACAGAAGGGTAGTACTGATCCTTTGATGCTTTCTGGTCCACCTACATCTCTTCTCAGAGATGTCAGAAGGACATCAGTAGTTTGGGACCAAGAAGCTGGAAGATATGTCTCAGTTCCTGTATCAGCTTCTGAAGCTCGAAACAACAGGTTATCTATTCCAGGATTACCAAATCTCAATGCAGAAACAAGCAATTATGATAGAAGGCCAGTTGTTCCTCCACAGgaggcttcttcttcttcagcaaAGCCTCCATTGCAACAAACAGAGAAACTGATGTACACGGGAGACTCCATATTCTTTGGTGGTCCACTCTTAACTGCCCCAGTTAGGGAtaatacgagaaatgaaaggggTCCGGGCCCAAGAGAGAGCCAAGAGAGGACAGCGCTGAACCTGCCTAGGGAGTCTAGATTCAGACGTGATTCTGCGTCAAACCAGCTTCCTGTGTTTGTCCCAGGGGGATTTGAGCAAAACCCTTTTTTCGGGTCtggtaaataa
- the LOC126800415 gene encoding gamma aminobutyrate transaminase 1, mitochondrial: MSINRLVRSSLTTQLGSCVKYVAASRSSQERLFSAPSLTRVYGTSATLPSDEGFKGHDMLAPFTSGSLSSDVHPLLIEKSEGSYVYDINGKKYLDALAGLWCTALGGNEPRLVEAATRQLNTLPFYHSFWNRTTRPSLDLAKDLLETFTATKMAKAFFTNSGSEANDTQVKLVWYYYNALGRPDKKKFIARHKSYHGSTLITASLSGLPALHQKFDLPAPFVLHTDCPHYWRYHQPDETEEEFSTRLANNLEKLILKEGPETIAAFIAEPVMGAGGVIPPPETYFEKIQAVVKKYDILFIADEVICAFGRLGTMFGCDKYNIKPDLVSLAKALSSAYMPIGAVLVSPKISDVIHSQSSKLGSFSHGFTYSGHPVACAVAIEALKIYKERNIVEKVKSIAPQFQDGIKAFSDSPIIGEIRGTGLILGTEFTDNKSPNDLFPPEWGVGAYFGAQCEKEGMLVRVAGDTIMMSPPFIMTPSEVDELISKYGKALKATEEYVKELKSQKK, translated from the exons ATGAGCATCAATCGCCTTGTTCGATCCAGTCTCACAACCCAG CTCGGTTCATGTGTAAAATATGTTGCCGCCTCTAGAAGCTCACAAGAGCGTCTCTTTTCGGCTCCCTCTCTAACTAGAGTCTATGGTACAAGCGCAACATTGCCATCGGATGAAGG GTTTAAAGGGCATGACATGCTTGCACCCTTCACATCTGGGTCCCTAAGTTCTGATGTGCATCCTTTGCTTATAGAGAAGTCAGAG GGTAGCTATGTTTATGACATCAATGGGAAGAAGTATCTTGATGCTCTTGCTGGTCTATGGTGCACAGCACTAG GTGGAAATGAACCTCGTTTGGTTGAAGCTGCAACTCGACAGTTGAATACCTTGCCATTTTACCACTCTTTTTGGAATCGTACTACCAGACCTTCTTTG GATTTGGCAAAAGATCTTCTCGAAACTTTTACTGCTACAAAAATGGCAAAAGCCTTCTTTACCAATAGCGGCTCCGAGGCCAATGATACTCAG GTAAAGCTGGTTTGGTATTATTATAATGCGCTTGGACGTCCCGATAAAAAGAAATTCATAGCTCGCCATAAATC GTACCATGGTTCAACTTTGATAACTGCAAGTCTTTCTGG CCTCCCAGCTCTGCATCAAAAATTTGATCTTCCTGCCCCATTTGTGTTGCACACTGATTGCCCCCACTATTGGCGGTATCACCAGCCAG ATGAGACGGAGGAGGAATTCTCAACCAGATTAGCCAACAATTTGGAGAAGCTTATCCTTAAAGAAGGACCTGAGACG ATTGCTGCGTTCATTGCCGAACCTGTCATGGGTGCAGGAGGTGTGATACCTCCTCCTGAAACTTATTTTGAGAAG ATTCAAGCTGTCGTGAAGAAATATGACATTCTATTTATTGCGGATGAG GTAATCTGTGCATTTGGAAGACTCGGGACCATGTTTGGGTGTGATAAATACAACATAAAACCTGATCTTGTATCTTTGGCCAAG GCACTTTCTTCTGCTTATATGCCCATTGGTGCTGTACTTGTGAGCCCAAAAATTTCAGACGTCATACATTCTCAAAGCAGCAAGCTTG GTTCATTTTCTCATGGGTTCACGTACTCTGGACACCCGGTAGCTTGTGCAGTTGCAATTGAAGCGCTCAAGATCTACAA GGAAAGAAATATCGTTGAAAAAGTAAAGAGCATTGCCCCGCAGTTTCAAGATGGCATAAAAGCCTTTTCTGATAGTCCCATTATAGGAGAG ATACGGGGAACTGGTTTGATTCTTGGTACAGAATTTACAGACAATAAGTCACCAAATGATTTATTCCCTCCTGAATGGG GGGTTGGCGCATATTTTGGAGCTCAATGTGAGAAAGAGGGGATGTTGGTACGAGTTGCTGGTGATACTATAATGATGTCCCCACCATTTATAATGACTCCTAGTGAGGTTGATGAG ttAATAAGCAAATATGGTAAGGCATTGAAGGCTACTGAAGAGTATGTGAAGGAGCTCAAGTCTCAGAAGAAATAG
- the LOC126797254 gene encoding uncharacterized protein LOC126797254 — protein sequence MALSMFCATRASVYLMNMNTSVPSSRGFSSVVKGLKYAKSHEWARDDGKVATIGLSDHAQKHLGDIIHVELPDAGENVAQGAICGTVDSVKASKGLHSPLSGNVVEVNEKLRTSAALVNASAYEDGWLMKVEMSSREELNNLMDHDEYLTCVQTKCPNIDEPVANT from the exons ATGGCATTGAGTATGTTTTGTGCAACCAGGGCTTCTGTGTATTTGATGAACATGAACACCTCAGTTCCTTCCTCTAGAGGCTTTTCTTCTG TTGTGAAGGGTTTAAAGTATGCCAAGTCGCATGAGTGGGCGAGAGATGATGGGAAGGTGGCCACGATAGGGTTGAGTGACCATGCTCAGAAGCACTTGGGTGATATTATTCATGTTGAACTGCCTGATGCCGGTGAAAATGTAGCACAAGGCGCCATATGTGGTACTGTTGATTCTGTCAAAGCTAGCAAGGGCCTCCACTCTCCTCTCTCTGGCAATGTAGTTGAAGTGAATGAAAAGCTTCGTACTTCTGCTGCTTTg GTAAATGCAAGCGCATATGAAGATGGTTGGCTCATGAAGGTAGAAATGAGCAGCAGAGAGGAGCTGAATAACCTGATGGACCATGATGAATACTTGACCTGTGTGCAAACTAAGTGCCCAAACATTGACGAACCAGTTGCAAACACCTAG